A window of the Henckelia pumila isolate YLH828 chromosome 3, ASM3356847v2, whole genome shotgun sequence genome harbors these coding sequences:
- the LOC140889019 gene encoding secreted RxLR effector protein 161-like, giving the protein MRSSQDVINATKKMLTKHFDMKDLGIANVILGIKISRTSDAIVVFQSHYVETVLKRFNAYDSFPAKTSLDMSVHLSKNHGKPVSQLEYSRIIGSLIYNMNCTRPGIACAVKKLSHFTSNPNEVHWKDLTRVLRYLRHTLEYELYYTRYVAVLEGYSDANWISKTKESKSTSGYVFSIGVGTFSWRSSKQTCIARFTMKSEFIALDKAAEEAEYLMNFLEDIPCWSKSVPTIMIHCDSPSVIARAYNTMYNGKS; this is encoded by the coding sequence ATGAGGAGTAGTCAAGATGTTATAAATGCAACAAAGAAAATGTTGACAAAACATTTTGACATGAAGGACTTAGGCATTGCAAATGTCATACTAGGGATTAAAATCTCTAGAACTTCAGACGCAATTGTTGTTTTTCAGTCTCATTATGTTGAGACTGTCTTGAAAAGGTTCAATGCATATGATTCTTTTCCTGCAAAGACGTCTCTTGATATGAGCGTCCACTTGAGTAAGAATCATGGGAAACCAGTTTCTCAATTGGAATACTCCAGAATTATTGGAAGCCTCATATATAACATGAATTGTACTCGACCTGGTATTGCTTGTGCAGTAAAAAAGCTGAGTCATTTCACAAGTAATCCAAATGAGGTTCATTGGAAAGATTTGACAAGAGTGCTTAGATACCTAAGACACACTTTAGAGTATGAATTGTATTACACAAGATATGTGGCGGTGCTTGAAGGATACAGcgatgcaaattggatttctaAAACCAAAGAATCTAAATCCACCAGTGGCTATGTTTTTAGCATTGGTGTTGGCACATTCTCTTGGAGGTCATCAAAACAAACTTGTATCGCTAGATTCACAATGAAATCTGAATTCATAGCACTTGATAAAGCCGCAGAAGAGGCAGAATATCTTATGAATTTTTTGGAGGATATTCCTTGTTGGTCAAAGTCAGTGCCTACAATTATGATACACTGTGACAGTCCATCGGTAATTGCAAGGGCATATAATACTATGTACAATGGTAAGTCTTGA